The Mammaliicoccus sciuri genome window below encodes:
- a CDS encoding IS256 family transposase has product MTQLNVNLDYEELASAIFGSDMNASMKTIAMTVINAYMEMERDKYVNAGYKQKNSGRNAQLNGYYERDFLMPIGNLTLKVPRTRDGEFTTEVFNQYSRSDQSLILAMTEAYINGVSTRNVNKIVESLTGKSVSKSTVSGVIKNLDPEIKEWAGRPIVSHQYKYVFVDAMHIKVRENNKIFSKGVYIAMGINENRKRDIIGFKISNQESELAWSEFFEDLRMRGLTTPELIISDAHSGLIKSIKSQFIDSSWQRCTFHFLKNIVERFPKKNSKEARMLLKSIFQAPTYRHAVQLKDEFIAQYESNPKYVEAIKILDEGFEDASQFYRFPAQHHKNLRTTNSVENINMQLRKREKIVKTFPNLDSAFRLIGAVLMDIQERFDKSNRPFIA; this is encoded by the coding sequence ATGACTCAATTAAATGTTAACTTAGATTATGAAGAATTGGCAAGTGCTATTTTTGGAAGTGATATGAATGCGTCTATGAAAACAATAGCTATGACTGTCATAAATGCATACATGGAAATGGAAAGAGACAAGTATGTTAATGCTGGATATAAACAAAAGAATTCAGGAAGAAACGCACAACTTAATGGCTATTATGAGCGTGATTTCCTGATGCCTATTGGCAATCTGACATTAAAAGTTCCAAGAACACGTGACGGTGAATTTACAACTGAAGTATTTAATCAATATTCGCGTTCTGACCAATCGCTTATTTTAGCGATGACAGAAGCATACATTAATGGTGTTTCAACTAGAAATGTTAATAAAATTGTGGAATCCCTAACGGGAAAATCTGTGTCTAAATCAACTGTTTCAGGCGTAATAAAAAACCTAGATCCTGAAATTAAAGAATGGGCTGGTAGACCTATTGTTAGTCATCAGTATAAGTATGTATTTGTTGATGCTATGCACATTAAGGTAAGAGAGAATAATAAAATTTTTTCTAAAGGTGTTTATATCGCTATGGGTATCAACGAAAATAGAAAACGCGACATTATTGGCTTTAAAATTTCTAATCAAGAGTCAGAATTAGCTTGGTCAGAGTTTTTTGAAGACTTAAGAATGCGTGGTTTAACAACACCTGAACTTATTATCTCTGATGCGCATTCTGGACTTATTAAATCTATTAAGTCACAGTTTATTGATTCATCTTGGCAACGTTGTACATTCCATTTTCTTAAAAATATTGTAGAGAGATTTCCTAAAAAGAACTCTAAAGAAGCTAGAATGTTACTTAAATCAATATTCCAAGCACCAACATATCGTCACGCTGTTCAGCTCAAAGATGAATTCATTGCACAATATGAAAGTAATCCTAAGTATGTGGAAGCTATTAAAATATTGGATGAAGGCTTCGAAGATGCCTCACAATTCTATAGATTTCCTGCTCAACATCATAAAAATCTAAGAACTACTAATTCAGTTGAAAATATTAATATGCAACTCAGAAAACGAGAAAAAATAGTTAAAACATTCCCTAATCTAGATTCAGCTTTTAGATTAATTGGCGCAGTACTTATGGATATTCAAGAAAGATTTGATAAGTCTAACAGACCATTTATCGCTTAA
- a CDS encoding ABC transporter substrate-binding protein, which yields MDTTELSSQNVESNKDKEGFETKLESTTYYIQINTQTNKDLQNKDLRAALAQAIDKKAYVEHNLNDGSKPIDTFTPEKVFTNEKKEDYNKLVNAPYTYDVKKAQASLKKAKKALGKDKIDIEFLTYDQDNAKKDAEYFKEQVEKHLPGVTMSIKQQPNKQKIALTKKGDYDVAITGWGPDYPDPMTFLDLFHSETTKGEAGYNNPEYDKIINEGKSSLLQDPDKRWKELARGEEMLLNDAMVIPLYQKGKARLTKKEVHGRIIHYVGTKEYKHVKLDR from the coding sequence GTGGATACAACAGAACTAAGTTCGCAAAATGTCGAATCTAACAAAGATAAAGAAGGCTTCGAGACAAAGTTAGAATCTACTACTTATTATATTCAAATTAATACGCAAACGAATAAAGACTTACAAAATAAAGATTTACGTGCTGCGCTAGCACAAGCAATCGATAAAAAAGCTTACGTAGAACATAATTTAAATGATGGTTCTAAACCGATAGATACATTTACACCTGAAAAAGTGTTTACAAATGAGAAAAAAGAAGATTATAACAAGTTAGTCAATGCACCTTATACGTATGATGTTAAAAAAGCACAGGCTTCATTGAAAAAAGCTAAAAAAGCATTAGGCAAAGATAAAATAGATATAGAATTTTTAACATATGATCAAGATAATGCTAAAAAAGATGCAGAGTATTTCAAAGAACAAGTTGAAAAACATTTACCTGGTGTAACAATGTCGATTAAACAACAACCGAACAAACAGAAAATAGCACTGACTAAAAAAGGTGATTATGATGTAGCAATTACAGGTTGGGGACCAGACTATCCAGATCCAATGACATTTTTAGATTTATTCCATAGTGAAACAACTAAAGGCGAAGCGGGATATAATAACCCTGAATACGACAAAATTATCAACGAAGGTAAATCTTCATTACTTCAAGATCCAGACAAGAGATGGAAAGAACTCGCTAGAGGAGAAGAAATGTTATTGAATGATGCGATGGTTATACCACTTTATCAAAAAGGTAAAGCGAGATTAACGAAAAAAGAAGTACACGGGCGTATCATTCATTACGTAGGTACGAAAGAGTATAAACATGTAAAATTAGATAGATAA
- a CDS encoding IS3 family transposase, with protein sequence MAFELKEEGFKLKDILVKVGIPEATYHYHAKQLQKEDLDKGWKKKIIELFQKHNGKYGYRRIYLALRNQGYLINHKKVQRIMRELGLKCQKFTRKSRYQSYKGTVGKVAENRLNRRFHTSIRLQKLVTDITEFKCAEEQKLYLSPIMDLYNGEIISYGISRRPTLDLVLQSLDKAVTIIKHEAPYRTTIHSDQGWHYQHNAWIRRLSEQRIYQSMSRKATCADNASMENFFGIMKQEMYHGEELVNYETLKRRIEDYIYWYNNERLKLKLAGRSPVQYRTQSSQLIA encoded by the coding sequence GTGGCATTCGAACTCAAAGAAGAAGGATTCAAATTAAAAGATATCTTAGTAAAGGTTGGTATACCAGAAGCAACCTATCATTACCATGCCAAACAATTACAAAAGGAAGATTTAGATAAAGGTTGGAAGAAAAAGATCATTGAACTTTTTCAAAAACACAACGGTAAATACGGCTATCGTCGTATATATTTAGCTTTGAGAAATCAAGGTTATCTCATTAACCATAAGAAAGTACAACGAATTATGCGAGAACTAGGATTAAAATGTCAAAAATTCACACGTAAATCACGCTATCAATCATACAAAGGTACAGTTGGTAAAGTGGCTGAAAATCGCTTGAATCGTAGATTCCATACATCTATTCGACTTCAAAAATTAGTGACAGATATCACTGAATTTAAATGTGCTGAAGAACAAAAATTATATCTCAGCCCTATTATGGATTTATACAATGGGGAAATCATTTCTTATGGTATATCCAGAAGACCAACATTAGACTTAGTACTTCAATCATTGGATAAAGCAGTTACAATCATTAAGCATGAAGCACCATATCGTACGACGATACATTCTGATCAAGGTTGGCATTATCAGCATAATGCATGGATTAGAAGATTATCGGAACAAAGGATTTATCAAAGTATGTCACGTAAAGCGACGTGTGCGGATAATGCTTCTATGGAGAATTTCTTTGGCATCATGAAGCAGGAAATGTATCATGGAGAAGAACTTGTTAACTATGAAACATTAAAAAGAAGAATTGAGGATTACATCTATTGGTATAACAATGAACGTTTGAAATTAAAATTGGCTGGACGAAGTCCAGTACAATACCGAACTCAATCCAGCCAATTAATAGCATAA
- a CDS encoding nucleoside hydrolase — MTTVYFNHDGGVDDLISLFLLLQMEDVNLIGVSAIGADSYVEPATNASCKIINRFSSQKLNVAASKERGKNPFPKDWRMHAFFVDAMPMLNEDVEVNSTISEKEAYEDIIEKVMNSSEKITMLFTGPLTDLAKSLKVEPRIESRIERVVWMGGTLLNKGNVEEPEHDGTAEWNAFWDPEAVKTVFDTQLPIDTVALESTNKVPLTPDVRKRWANERQYEGVDFLGICYALVPPLTHFVTNSTYFLWDVLTTAYVGKPELVKKESHKVSVITDGPSQGRTFKSDEGRMINIINDVDRDGFFDYMTDLAKKYNK, encoded by the coding sequence ATGACGACAGTATATTTCAACCATGATGGTGGCGTAGATGATTTAATTTCATTATTTTTATTATTACAAATGGAAGATGTTAATTTGATAGGTGTAAGTGCAATTGGTGCAGATAGCTATGTAGAACCGGCAACAAATGCTTCTTGTAAAATCATTAATCGATTTTCATCACAAAAATTAAATGTTGCAGCTTCGAAAGAAAGAGGGAAAAATCCATTTCCTAAAGATTGGAGAATGCATGCCTTCTTTGTAGATGCCATGCCAATGTTAAATGAAGATGTTGAAGTAAATTCTACAATTTCTGAAAAAGAAGCATATGAAGATATCATTGAAAAGGTAATGAATAGTTCTGAAAAGATAACAATGCTGTTTACGGGACCGTTAACAGATTTAGCTAAAAGTTTGAAAGTTGAACCAAGAATTGAAAGTCGTATTGAAAGAGTTGTATGGATGGGTGGCACATTGCTGAATAAAGGTAATGTTGAAGAACCTGAACATGATGGTACAGCTGAATGGAATGCTTTTTGGGATCCAGAAGCAGTGAAGACTGTTTTTGATACGCAATTACCGATTGATACTGTAGCATTAGAAAGCACGAATAAAGTACCTTTAACACCTGATGTACGTAAACGATGGGCGAATGAAAGACAATATGAAGGTGTTGATTTCTTAGGTATATGTTATGCGCTTGTGCCTCCATTAACGCATTTTGTAACAAATTCAACTTATTTCTTATGGGATGTATTAACAACAGCTTATGTTGGGAAACCTGAACTCGTTAAGAAAGAATCACATAAAGTATCTGTCATTACAGATGGACCTAGTCAAGGTAGAACATTCAAAAGTGATGAAGGAAGAATGATTAATATTATTAATGATGTTGATAGAGATGGTTTCTTTGATTACATGACAGATTTAGCTAAAAAATATAACAAATAA
- a CDS encoding GNAT family N-acetyltransferase yields the protein MQYKEILGQTYLNIYYRIEAAETQQGLVSEASRKIIEHVKELTNNQYKIVALTKKENTPSIKTAEKLGFKHNPELDDYDGEGNVYYFSE from the coding sequence TTGCAGTATAAAGAAATATTAGGACAAACATATTTGAATATTTACTATCGAATAGAAGCTGCAGAAACACAACAAGGACTCGTATCAGAAGCAAGTAGAAAAATAATCGAGCACGTCAAAGAATTAACAAATAACCAATATAAAATCGTAGCATTAACTAAAAAAGAAAACACACCTTCAATAAAGACCGCAGAAAAATTAGGATTTAAACATAACCCAGAACTAGATGATTACGACGGAGAAGGCAACGTGTATTACTTTAGTGAATAA
- a CDS encoding MFS transporter yields the protein MKFKRKNVNVVDASKTKKTVVATGIGNAIEWFDFGLYAQLAVIISMNFFGNMPKEIQLASTFAVFAFAFIVRPIGGIFFSHLGDKHGRKVVLSTTIIMMALSTLALGLLPTQQQIGIWAPILLLIIRMIQSFSTGGEYAGAMTYIAEISPDKTRGRLGSGLEIGTLSGSILAAALVGIMYALLSDNQMAAWGWRIPFIVAAPLGIIGVYLRNSLDESPAYETTLEEQEELEYSYKDIFRKYWRDIIVCFAGVAFLNVANYMVLSYMPSFLNGTLDLGGTMSSILSTLTMAAMIPAVFFFGWYSDKVGNKNTILFGLIGFSLFSVLAFWLMSIPSIPIVILGLFIIALFMSTFEGVMPSVLPSIFYTKVRLRTLSLVYNIGAAIFGGLTPFILTTLVETTGQKIAPSYYLTLINVVGLVIFLFMFKTTSNKSLRGSYPNVDNKEDLQEVYENPKDALWWNHEELNKS from the coding sequence ATGAAATTTAAAAGAAAGAACGTTAATGTTGTCGACGCCAGTAAAACGAAAAAAACGGTCGTTGCAACAGGTATTGGTAATGCGATTGAGTGGTTTGACTTCGGTCTATACGCTCAACTAGCCGTCATTATCAGTATGAATTTCTTTGGTAATATGCCAAAAGAAATTCAACTTGCGTCAACATTTGCGGTATTTGCTTTTGCATTTATAGTAAGACCGATTGGTGGTATATTCTTTAGTCATTTAGGAGATAAACATGGTCGTAAAGTTGTCCTTTCAACTACAATTATTATGATGGCATTATCTACGCTTGCTTTAGGACTATTACCGACACAACAACAAATCGGTATTTGGGCACCAATATTATTATTAATTATTAGAATGATTCAATCATTCTCTACTGGTGGTGAGTATGCCGGTGCGATGACATATATTGCAGAAATTTCACCAGATAAGACGAGAGGTAGACTCGGTAGTGGACTTGAAATTGGTACTTTATCAGGTAGTATTTTAGCTGCTGCATTAGTAGGGATTATGTATGCACTATTGAGTGATAATCAAATGGCAGCTTGGGGCTGGAGAATTCCTTTCATTGTAGCTGCACCACTTGGTATTATAGGTGTGTATTTGAGAAATAGTTTAGATGAAAGTCCAGCTTATGAAACAACACTTGAAGAGCAAGAAGAGCTTGAATACTCTTATAAAGATATCTTCAGAAAATATTGGAGAGATATCATCGTCTGTTTCGCTGGTGTAGCTTTCTTAAACGTTGCTAATTACATGGTATTATCATATATGCCGTCATTCTTAAATGGCACTTTAGATTTAGGTGGTACGATGAGTAGTATATTAAGTACGTTAACGATGGCAGCAATGATTCCAGCAGTATTCTTCTTTGGTTGGTACAGTGATAAAGTTGGGAATAAAAATACCATTTTATTTGGATTAATAGGATTTAGTTTATTCTCAGTATTAGCCTTCTGGTTAATGAGCATTCCTTCAATACCAATTGTTATTTTAGGACTGTTTATCATTGCACTGTTTATGTCTACATTTGAAGGTGTTATGCCATCTGTATTACCAAGTATTTTCTATACAAAAGTTAGACTAAGAACATTATCACTTGTTTACAATATTGGTGCAGCGATATTTGGTGGTTTAACACCATTTATTTTAACAACTTTAGTCGAAACAACTGGTCAAAAAATTGCACCATCTTATTATTTAACATTGATTAATGTCGTTGGTCTTGTCATTTTCTTATTTATGTTTAAGACAACATCTAATAAGTCATTAAGAGGATCATATCCTAATGTTGATAATAAAGAAGACTTACAAGAAGTATATGAAAATCCGAAAGATGCATTATGGTGGAATCACGAAGAACTAAATAAATCATAA
- a CDS encoding GNAT family N-acetyltransferase: MEVRLLNKNDVNAFWSLRLLSLQTDPSAFASLYDIEINYPISKFEQRLECSDTKFTIGGFEDENLICVANFYREAVKKMHHKGNLVAMYCHPEYRGTGIAEKVVNKLIIEASKLTGLKYIDLSVLSNNQRAVEFYNKVGFDKYATEPNAILDGKGYYDEDMMRYEIE; encoded by the coding sequence ATGGAAGTAAGGTTACTAAATAAAAATGATGTAAATGCATTTTGGAGTCTTAGGTTACTAAGTTTGCAGACAGATCCATCTGCGTTTGCGTCTTTATATGATATTGAAATAAACTATCCGATTAGTAAATTTGAACAGCGATTAGAATGTAGTGATACAAAATTTACAATAGGTGGCTTTGAAGATGAAAACTTGATTTGTGTAGCTAATTTTTATAGAGAAGCGGTTAAGAAGATGCATCATAAAGGTAATTTAGTGGCGATGTATTGTCATCCTGAATATCGAGGTACAGGTATTGCTGAGAAAGTAGTCAATAAATTGATTATTGAAGCATCCAAGTTAACAGGTTTAAAATACATTGATTTAAGTGTCCTTTCTAATAATCAACGCGCAGTAGAATTTTATAATAAAGTCGGCTTTGACAAATATGCTACCGAACCTAATGCAATATTAGATGGAAAAGGTTATTATGATGAAGACATGATGAGATATGAAATAGAGTGA
- a CDS encoding GNAT family N-acetyltransferase produces MILETERIKLVPPAYTYLEKLFEVHHDPANQKYNPAGPVTTIEAFRETLDQWIKHYEDHRFGYYVLIKKRPLSPVWRMWVAV; encoded by the coding sequence ATGATATTAGAAACGGAAAGAATCAAGCTCGTACCCCCAGCATATACATATCTTGAAAAATTATTTGAAGTTCATCATGATCCAGCAAATCAAAAATACAATCCAGCAGGTCCAGTAACAACAATAGAAGCTTTTAGAGAAACATTAGATCAATGGATTAAACATTATGAAGACCATAGATTTGGATATTACGTCTTGATTAAAAAAAGACCATTATCTCCCGTTTGGCGTATGTGGGTTGCAGTATAA
- a CDS encoding GTP-binding protein: MNKIPVTVLSGYLGSGKTTLLNNILKNREGLKIAVIVNDMSEINIDKDLVIQGGGISRTDEKLVELSNGCICCTLREDLLIEVEKIAKRGDVDQIVIESTGISEPVPVAQTFSYIDDELGIDLTSICRLDTMVTVVDAHRFIHDMYSEDLLKDRDQGVSEEDERSISDLLIDQIEFCDVLILNKADLVEEKDLKQLEIVLKKLQPKAKFIKTSYADVPLQEVLNTGLFNFEDASQSAGWIKELTEGGHANHTPETEEYGISSFVYKRRLPFHAERFNQWMENMPTNIIRAKGIVWLAQYNHVACLFSQAGSFVNIHPITFWVDAMKEEEKQEIFASRPEIKADWDPEYGDRETQFVVIGSDLNKEEITKALDQCLLNSEEIDADWTKLNEPYKWQLSTV, translated from the coding sequence TTGAATAAAATACCAGTTACAGTATTGAGTGGTTATTTAGGATCTGGAAAGACAACGCTGCTCAATAATATTTTGAAAAATAGAGAAGGATTAAAAATTGCAGTCATTGTAAATGATATGAGTGAAATTAATATAGATAAAGATTTAGTCATACAAGGCGGAGGTATTTCACGAACTGACGAAAAATTAGTAGAATTATCGAATGGCTGTATTTGCTGTACTTTAAGAGAAGATTTATTAATAGAAGTCGAAAAGATAGCTAAACGAGGAGATGTCGATCAAATCGTAATAGAATCAACTGGTATTTCAGAGCCAGTACCTGTTGCCCAAACATTCTCATATATAGATGATGAATTAGGCATTGATTTAACTAGTATATGTCGTTTAGATACGATGGTTACAGTTGTAGATGCACATAGATTTATTCATGATATGTATTCTGAAGATTTGTTGAAAGATAGAGACCAAGGCGTCAGTGAAGAAGATGAACGTTCTATTTCAGACTTGTTGATTGACCAAATTGAATTTTGTGATGTACTTATTTTAAATAAAGCTGATTTAGTAGAAGAAAAGGATTTAAAGCAATTGGAAATCGTTTTGAAAAAGTTACAGCCTAAAGCGAAATTTATCAAGACAAGTTATGCAGATGTACCGCTTCAAGAAGTGCTCAATACAGGTTTATTTAATTTTGAAGATGCAAGTCAATCAGCTGGGTGGATTAAAGAACTAACTGAAGGTGGTCATGCGAATCATACGCCAGAAACTGAAGAATATGGTATTTCATCATTTGTCTACAAGAGAAGACTACCATTTCATGCAGAAAGATTTAATCAATGGATGGAAAATATGCCAACGAATATTATAAGAGCTAAAGGTATTGTTTGGTTAGCTCAATATAATCACGTGGCATGTCTATTTTCTCAGGCAGGTTCTTTTGTAAATATTCATCCAATTACATTCTGGGTTGATGCAATGAAAGAAGAAGAGAAACAAGAAATCTTTGCTTCTAGACCAGAAATTAAAGCTGATTGGGATCCAGAATATGGAGACAGAGAAACACAATTTGTCGTTATCGGTAGTGACTTAAATAAAGAAGAAATTACAAAAGCATTAGATCAATGTTTATTGAATTCAGAAGAAATTGATGCAGATTGGACAAAACTAAACGAGCCTTACAAATGGCAACTATCAACAGTATAA
- a CDS encoding helix-turn-helix domain-containing protein yields the protein MTKYSDEFKLKVVRDYLDGHYGYRKLAKKYNIPDKIIIRTWVKAFQSFGVDGIKKKQKKTVYSVTFKINVLNYMKRTGDSFQDTAIKFGLNTPSIIVRWKKIYDKEGVEGLEKPKGRPPMKKKKQKKSNQNLSREKELELENENLRLENAYLKKLNAFRENPSAFLEKHKQQWHSNSKKKDSN from the coding sequence ATGACAAAATATAGTGATGAATTTAAGTTGAAAGTTGTAAGAGATTATCTAGATGGCCATTATGGTTATCGAAAATTAGCTAAAAAATATAATATACCTGATAAAATTATTATACGAACATGGGTAAAAGCCTTTCAATCATTCGGTGTAGATGGCATTAAAAAGAAACAGAAAAAGACAGTTTATTCTGTTACATTCAAAATAAATGTATTAAACTATATGAAAAGAACAGGCGATTCCTTCCAAGATACAGCGATTAAATTTGGCCTAAATACCCCATCTATTATTGTGCGATGGAAAAAGATATATGACAAAGAAGGTGTGGAAGGACTCGAAAAGCCGAAAGGACGACCTCCCATGAAAAAGAAGAAACAGAAGAAATCTAATCAAAACCTATCACGAGAAAAAGAGTTAGAGCTAGAAAATGAAAATCTTCGATTAGAGAATGCTTATTTAAAAAAGTTGAACGCTTTTCGAGAGAATCCGAGTGCCTTTCTAGAAAAGCACAAGCAGCAGTGGCATTCGAACTCAAAGAAGAAGGATTCAAATTAA
- a CDS encoding GrpB family protein, with product MEVRLSDFDKDWRNMYLEECKIIKSILEDEVISFEHFGSTSIEGMKAKPVIDMMVIVKNIEKIDLFNDEFLSKGYDLAGEWGIKGRRLIRKGGINRTHHIHIYEQSNPER from the coding sequence ATGGAAGTAAGGTTGAGTGATTTTGATAAAGATTGGAGAAATATGTATTTAGAAGAATGTAAAATAATTAAGTCTATATTAGAAGATGAAGTTATTAGTTTTGAACACTTTGGTAGTACATCAATTGAAGGTATGAAAGCAAAACCAGTTATAGATATGATGGTAATTGTAAAAAATATAGAAAAAATTGATTTATTTAATGATGAGTTTTTGAGTAAAGGTTACGATTTGGCTGGAGAATGGGGAATAAAAGGAAGAAGACTCATTCGAAAGGGAGGAATTAATCGAACACATCATATACATATTTATGAACAAAGTAACCCTGAAAGGTAG
- a CDS encoding NUDIX hydrolase translates to MVPKHIVSAACIVLNDEDKILLIKGPKRGWEMPGGQVELGEPLYEAAIREVKEESGADIEIIRFCGIFQNTKSSIVNTLFLARYTGGTLQTSDESLEVGFFTYDEVMNMVTRQTFKERFEYCLNRTEPFVVSF, encoded by the coding sequence ATGGTTCCAAAACATATTGTTTCAGCTGCTTGTATTGTCTTAAATGACGAAGATAAAATATTACTCATTAAAGGTCCTAAACGTGGTTGGGAAATGCCTGGAGGTCAAGTTGAATTGGGCGAACCTTTATATGAAGCGGCAATTCGCGAAGTTAAAGAAGAATCTGGTGCTGATATCGAAATTATAAGATTTTGTGGTATTTTCCAAAATACGAAAAGTTCTATCGTCAACACATTATTTTTAGCACGTTATACAGGTGGCACGCTTCAAACGAGTGATGAAAGTTTAGAGGTAGGCTTTTTTACTTATGATGAAGTTATGAATATGGTTACTCGACAAACATTTAAAGAAAGGTTCGAGTACTGTTTAAATCGTACTGAACCTTTTGTTGTTTCATTTTAA
- a CDS encoding GNAT family N-acetyltransferase: MDYYTRDLKRLDIEDIHAYNALPEVSQYQAWEPQTYEETEPFVEMLLNRDENWMYNVIVDAEHDKVIGAVQLVCDTKNKSGELGYVIHPDYWGNGIATDIGRTIIKYGFKVLKLNRIWASTDIRNTASEIVLQKLGMKHEAILRQDIKLKDGYRDSLIYSILKEEY, from the coding sequence ATGGATTACTATACTAGGGATTTGAAACGATTAGATATAGAAGATATTCATGCATATAATGCTTTACCTGAAGTGAGTCAGTATCAAGCATGGGAGCCACAAACTTATGAAGAAACAGAACCATTTGTTGAGATGTTATTAAATCGAGATGAAAATTGGATGTACAACGTCATAGTAGATGCAGAACATGATAAAGTCATTGGCGCAGTGCAGTTAGTATGTGATACGAAGAATAAAAGCGGAGAGCTTGGTTATGTCATTCATCCTGATTATTGGGGTAACGGTATCGCAACGGATATTGGTAGAACGATTATTAAATATGGTTTTAAAGTATTGAAACTTAATAGAATTTGGGCATCAACAGATATTCGAAATACAGCATCTGAAATTGTTCTACAAAAGCTAGGTATGAAACATGAAGCCATCTTAAGACAAGATATTAAGCTTAAAGATGGCTACAGAGATTCATTGATTTATAGCATTTTAAAAGAAGAATATTAA
- a CDS encoding DUF4352 domain-containing protein, with amino-acid sequence MSSLLFVLLWVVISIAFITTLIITVVKYAKEKQYSSYLVSTILLFVIGVISFVCIFVSLSFDKEYSYKQLFKEDNPKAVKHVSDTPKKDLKNIKLGDKIIVDGLEVTVTKAEVVQPDDGYSYSQNDKILKVTYKFKNLEKDKKLIDNSNFQLTIGGAVQPQFNGMKDNKGGFQHQLDKDDSKSSYLYYDVADADKYDVKMNYETSKKTYNANWRINDKDIKDNTPKENPTEEINSTQEAPTYEQRTVQQPNNNADEEKKKAEAEKKRKQEEADKAAKEKADKEAAEKKAEEEKAAKEEEKRQEEADKKAEEAEKKQQEADEKAAAEKEKAQQAAEQKKRDEQAAAEREKQQQQQRDQEAQREKDRAAQDAAQKAKERTTEQRQSQNNSNEQKER; translated from the coding sequence ATGAGTAGTCTACTTTTTGTGTTATTATGGGTTGTTATTTCGATTGCCTTTATAACGACTTTGATTATTACAGTCGTTAAATATGCTAAAGAAAAACAGTATAGTAGCTATTTAGTGAGCACAATTTTACTATTTGTAATCGGTGTGATTAGTTTTGTATGTATATTTGTCAGTCTGTCATTCGATAAAGAATATTCATATAAACAATTATTTAAAGAAGATAATCCTAAAGCTGTTAAACATGTTTCTGATACACCTAAAAAAGATTTAAAAAATATCAAACTAGGTGATAAAATTATTGTTGATGGTCTAGAAGTGACCGTTACGAAAGCAGAAGTTGTTCAACCTGATGACGGTTATTCTTATTCACAAAATGACAAAATTCTTAAAGTCACTTATAAGTTCAAAAATTTAGAAAAAGATAAAAAATTAATCGATAATTCTAATTTTCAACTTACTATTGGTGGGGCGGTACAACCACAATTTAATGGTATGAAAGACAATAAAGGTGGATTCCAACATCAACTTGATAAAGATGACAGCAAATCAAGTTATTTATACTATGATGTAGCGGACGCTGATAAATATGATGTTAAAATGAATTATGAAACTTCTAAGAAAACGTATAATGCTAATTGGCGTATAAATGATAAGGATATTAAAGATAATACGCCTAAAGAGAATCCAACCGAAGAAATCAATTCGACTCAAGAAGCGCCAACTTATGAACAAAGAACGGTTCAACAACCTAACAATAACGCTGATGAAGAGAAGAAAAAAGCAGAAGCTGAGAAAAAACGTAAACAAGAAGAAGCAGATAAAGCGGCCAAAGAAAAAGCAGATAAAGAAGCAGCAGAGAAGAAAGCTGAAGAAGAAAAGGCAGCTAAAGAAGAAGAAAAACGTCAAGAAGAAGCGGATAAAAAAGCTGAAGAAGCTGAAAAGAAACAACAAGAAGCTGACGAAAAAGCAGCAGCTGAAAAAGAAAAAGCTCAACAAGCAGCAGAGCAGAAAAAACGTGATGAACAAGCAGCAGCTGAACGTGAAAAACAACAGCAACAACAAAGAGATCAAGAGGCACAAAGAGAGAAAGATCGTGCAGCTCAAGATGCAGCACAAAAAGCAAAAGAAAGAACAACAGAGCAAAGACAATCTCAGAATAATTCAAATGAACAAAAAGAACGTTAG